One window from the genome of Crassostrea angulata isolate pt1a10 chromosome 2, ASM2561291v2, whole genome shotgun sequence encodes:
- the LOC128172488 gene encoding uncharacterized protein LOC128172488, with product MATLGVLYIILENFFDDDHDIVHFWSLRNSTIGHLIAQSQFASRRPYLPRITGFAEDIIIPQFNSCDFKYHFRLSREMFEEILVHIGHRLASDHCGGLVETEPTKQLLIFASYMANTESMREVSLCFNVGLATVHRIIGRTCRIIIECLANVIRWPSSAEQQVIATRFQLNYMFPHTVGVLDGTHIRLSSCPGGDPDYINRKSFPSMQLQIVCDDTLLLTNIYTGWPGSTHDARVLRNSELFTRAEAGSCIDPDKLIIGDSAYPLKPRLVTPFKDNGRLNLQQRRFNRVLSSGRQVVERCIGHLKGRFRRLREIPVHKPEDIVSIIVSGCILHNLCIIHKDDVENFIEEDGNGHPNLFRNDVNGINRRLQIMAGLP from the exons ATGGCTACCTTAGGTGTGCTATATATTATTCTGGAGAATTTTTTTGACGATGACCATGACATTGTACACTTTTGGAGTCTCAGAAATTCGACAATAGGGCATCTTATTGCCCAGAGTCAGTTTGCTTCCAGGCGACCATATTTGCCTCGGATAACAGGGTTTGCCGAAGATATTATTATACCCCAGTTTAATTCATGCGACTTTAAATACCACTTTCGCCTAAGCAGAGAGATGTTCGAGGAAATCCTTGTACACATTGGACACAGGCTAGCTTCAGATCACTGTGGAGGACTGGTCGAGACAGAACCTACCAAACAGCTGTTAATATTTGCGTCTTACATGGCTAACACCGAGTCCATGAGAGAAGTTAGCCTGTGCTTCAATGTTGGTCTTGCAACTGTGCATAGAATTATTGGGAGAACCTGCAGAATCATAATTGAGTGTCTTGCTAAT GTAATCAGATGGCCAAGTTCTGCTGAGCAACAAGTCATCGCTACAAGGTTTCAGCTGAACTACATGTTTCCTCACACAGTTGGTGTCCTTGACGGAACACATATTCGCCTATCTTCCTGCCCTGGAGGAGATCCCGATTACATAAACAGAAAATCGTTTCCCTCTATGCAGCTTCAG ATTGTGTGCGACGACACCCTTCTTCTAACTAACATCTACACTGGGTGGCCTGGAAGTACCCATGATGCAAGAGTATTGCGGAATTCCGAGCTGTTTACCAGAGCTGAAGCTGGCAGCTGTATTGACCCCGATAAACTCATCATAGGGGATAGTGCATATCCGCTAAAGCCACGGCTCGTAACCCCATTCAAGGATAATGGCAGACTGAATTTACAACAAAGACGCTTCAACCGTGTATTATCGTCAGGACGACAGGTTGTAGAGCGTTGTATAGGACATCTTAAAGGGCGATTTCGTCGTTTGAGAGAAATACCTGTTCATAAACCTGAAGATATTGTTTCTATCATAGTTTCAGGATGCATCTTGCACAACCTGTGCATTATACACAAGGATGATGTAGAAAATTTCATTGAGGAAGATGGAAACGGTCATCCAAACTTATTTAGAAATGATGTGAATGGGATTAACAGAAGACTACAAATTATGGCAGGACTACCATAA
- the LOC128172884 gene encoding uncharacterized protein LOC128172884, translating to MSENMETKSLWDETIDDIALSQATNEIECEYLFGELSLSQLSVFDMGHFDLGESLTVDSMMDTLEDNFQCEQEETARFAFVEDPDVSNLITSTESKNTRKNTKWAFSVFMEWRKARMATKETVIPELALFDTENINSLLGKFVIEARKKDGSPYPPRSLYMITVGLLRYMRENGNHRNFLDEKNSDFYEFRKQLSARMAQLTTEGVGSHVKQAEPNSMETENKLWELGLLGIQTAKAIVNTVFFYNCKLFGLRAVDEHRQLSVDQFELGTDQEGKFIKFSGRANKTYKGGLNQRHITAKELKHHFAKESLYEIYKVYIQCVKEKGSERFYLRPLENGENGSVRFSSQPIGVNKLSSLLKSMCTEANIPGFFTNHSGKRTCATSLYQAGIPEQEIMRRTGHRSVESIRKYKRPSSEMLHEVPGALEAGIPSASGDELEETPNKKIKSETKEHEQKLELNFSCTINLQ from the exons ATGAGTGAGAATATGGAAACGAAAAGTCTTTGGGACGAAACCATTGACGACATTGCCTTGTCCCAAGCCACTAACGAGATTGAGTGCGAGTATTTATTTGGAGAACTCAGTCTAAGTCAGTTGTCTGTGTTTGATATGGGCCATTTTGATCTGGGGGAATCGCTTACAGTAGACAGCATGATGGACACGCTAGAGGACAACTTCCAATGCGAACAAGAGGAAACAGCCAGGTTTGCTTTCGTGGAGGACCCTGACGTATCAAATCTTATTACCTCTACAGAGAGCAAGAATACGAGAAAAAACACCAAATGGGCATTTTCCGTATTTATGGAGTGGAGAAAAGCGAGAATGGCGACTAAAGAAACAGTCATTCCTGAGCTCGCTCTTTTTGATACCGAAAACATCAACTCATTACTGGGTAAATTTGTAATTGAAGCACGGAAAAAGGATGGATCACCCTACCCCCCTCGTTCTTTATACATGATTACTGTTGGCCTACTCCGTTACATGCGTGAAAATGGAAACCATCGCAATTTTTTGGACGAAAAAAACTCTGACTTTTACGAATTTCGTAAACAATTGAGTGCACGAATGGCACAACTGACGACCGAGGGTGTTGGATCACATGTAAAACAGGCAGAGCCCAATAGCATGGAAACAGAAAATAAGTTGTGGGAGTTGGGTCTACTAGGCATCCAGACAGCAAAGGCTATAGTTAACACCGTGTTCTTCTATAATTGTAAGTTATTTGGACTGCGTGCGGTGGACGAACACAGGCAACTCTCGGTGGATCAGTTTGAGCTGGGGACTGACCAGGAGGGAAAGTTTATCAAATTTTCCGGGAGGGCCAACAAGACATATAAAG gaGGATTAAATCAGCGACATATTACAGCCAAGGAATTAAAACACCACTTTGCAAAAGAATCTCTTTATGAGATCTATAAAGTTTACATCCAGTGCGTCAAAGAAAAGGGTTCAGAGCGTTTTTATTTGAGACCACTAGAAAACGGAGAGAATGGAAGTGTACGGTTCAGTTCCCAACCAATCGGAGTTAACAAACTTTCTAGCCTTTTAAAAAGCATGTGCACAGAAGCTAACATTCCAGGTTTCTTCACAAACCATTCAGGTAAGCGTACATGCGCTACATCCCTGTACCAAGCGGGAATTCCGGAGCAAGAAATAATGAGAAGAACTGGACATAGATCAGTGGAGAGTATAAGAAAGTACAAAAGACCCTCCTCGGAAATGCTACACGAAGTGCCGGGTGCTTTAGAAGCTGGAATCCCATCGGCGTCGGGGGATGAGCTTGAGGAAACGCCTAACAAAAAGATTAAAAGTGAGACAAAGGAGCATGAGCAGAAGTTGGAGTTGAATTTTTCCTGCACTATtaatttgcaataa